The following are encoded together in the Novipirellula galeiformis genome:
- a CDS encoding bifunctional 2-methylcitrate dehydratase/aconitate hydratase yields the protein MPRPRNRNDLPTLVARLSQRDRGALARLLTFAASRTQHSELIAALASATTHASPVIAMTGSGGVGKSSLVGCLSNHFASRGEAVGVLACDPQSPVTGGALLGDRCRIVNSEFADRVFVRSLSTASGHQGVAQNLALMLLAMQVYGFDRIFVETVGIGQGDIAVRDLADIVVLVIQPQTGDELQWEKAGILEVVDLVVVNKSDLAGADQTKRDVKQQLHSPALRAIPVISTSIAKREGIETLCLEIDQVLRKSAKKEMSDAESSGQSDVLVGRKMQSIEPSAVIASSDLVLDQIADYVCASANFSDEAWATARVCLLDSLGCGLLSLRYPQCTKLLGPVVPGATLQNGARVPGTSYVLDPVTAAFNLGCMIRWLDYNDTWLAAEWGHPSDNFGGILAVADYLSRQDQALAMRDVLVAAIKAYEIQGVLALQHAFNRVGLDHVILVRIATTAVVTRMLGGTRRQVINALSNAWLDGGALRTYRHAPNTGTRKSWAAGDATRRGVQLALWSMAGEMGYPTALSAPRWGFEDVVLAGETLSIPRPLGCYVIENILFKVAFPAEFHAQTAAEAAIQLHDQVAGRWDAIERIRIETQESAMRIINKTGPLSNAADRDHCLQYIVAVALRKGRLDSDHYEQATADDPAIDAMRDRMEVVEKPRYSTDYLDPDKRSIANAVQVYFSDGTATERIEVEYPLGHRRRRAEALPKLRDKFRVNVGSRFAPGRVSSLEQFFDAGDDFNDMPVRNFMNEFAQT from the coding sequence ATGCCGCGTCCCCGCAATCGCAACGACCTTCCGACCCTCGTCGCTCGACTTTCGCAGCGAGACCGTGGGGCACTGGCACGTCTGTTGACGTTTGCGGCGTCGCGAACACAGCACTCCGAATTGATTGCTGCCCTTGCCAGCGCAACGACGCATGCTTCACCGGTGATCGCAATGACCGGCAGCGGAGGCGTGGGAAAGAGCAGTTTGGTCGGCTGCCTTTCGAATCATTTTGCCTCGCGTGGCGAAGCGGTCGGCGTGCTCGCTTGCGATCCCCAGAGTCCTGTTACGGGAGGTGCGTTGCTGGGGGATCGATGCCGCATCGTCAACTCCGAATTCGCCGACCGCGTCTTTGTCCGTAGCCTGTCGACCGCTTCGGGGCACCAAGGTGTCGCACAAAACTTGGCATTGATGTTGCTCGCGATGCAAGTCTACGGATTCGATCGAATTTTTGTCGAAACCGTTGGCATTGGTCAAGGCGATATCGCGGTGCGTGATCTCGCCGATATCGTCGTCCTGGTAATCCAACCGCAAACCGGCGACGAACTGCAATGGGAAAAGGCAGGCATCTTGGAGGTCGTCGATTTAGTCGTGGTCAATAAATCGGATCTAGCGGGAGCCGACCAGACGAAACGTGACGTAAAACAACAGCTTCACTCACCGGCGCTGCGTGCCATCCCCGTCATCAGCACCTCGATTGCGAAGAGAGAAGGAATCGAAACGCTTTGTCTAGAAATCGACCAAGTCCTCCGCAAATCTGCTAAAAAGGAGATGAGCGATGCGGAGTCTTCCGGCCAGTCCGACGTTTTGGTAGGACGCAAAATGCAAAGCATTGAACCTTCAGCGGTAATAGCGAGTTCCGATCTCGTGTTGGATCAGATCGCCGACTATGTGTGTGCTTCCGCAAACTTTAGCGATGAAGCGTGGGCCACAGCTCGAGTCTGTCTGCTCGACAGCCTGGGGTGTGGGTTGCTCTCGCTTCGCTACCCGCAATGCACCAAGTTGTTAGGCCCGGTCGTACCGGGGGCGACGCTGCAAAACGGTGCACGGGTGCCTGGGACCTCGTACGTCTTGGATCCCGTCACCGCGGCGTTCAACCTCGGTTGTATGATCCGTTGGCTCGATTACAACGACACCTGGCTGGCCGCAGAATGGGGGCACCCGTCGGATAATTTTGGCGGCATTCTAGCAGTAGCGGATTATCTCAGTCGCCAAGATCAAGCGTTAGCCATGCGCGATGTGCTGGTCGCTGCCATCAAGGCCTACGAAATCCAAGGGGTGTTGGCGCTACAACATGCCTTCAATCGAGTCGGGTTGGATCATGTGATTTTGGTCCGGATTGCAACCACCGCGGTGGTGACGCGTATGCTCGGCGGGACACGACGACAAGTAATCAATGCGCTCAGCAACGCTTGGCTCGATGGCGGGGCGCTGCGCACCTATCGCCATGCCCCCAACACTGGAACCCGCAAAAGCTGGGCGGCCGGCGATGCCACCCGTCGAGGAGTCCAGCTTGCGTTATGGAGCATGGCCGGTGAGATGGGCTACCCCACCGCCCTTTCGGCACCGCGATGGGGCTTCGAAGATGTCGTCTTGGCGGGAGAAACGCTATCGATTCCTCGACCTTTGGGCTGCTATGTCATCGAAAATATCCTTTTCAAAGTCGCATTTCCCGCAGAATTCCACGCTCAAACCGCAGCCGAAGCGGCGATCCAATTACACGATCAAGTCGCCGGTCGATGGGACGCAATCGAGCGGATTCGGATTGAAACGCAGGAATCAGCGATGCGAATCATCAACAAAACGGGCCCCCTCTCCAACGCCGCCGATCGTGACCATTGCCTCCAATACATTGTCGCGGTGGCGCTGCGAAAGGGACGACTTGATTCGGATCACTACGAACAAGCCACAGCCGACGATCCCGCCATCGACGCGATGCGCGATCGAATGGAGGTCGTCGAGAAACCCCGGTATTCGACCGATTACCTCGATCCCGATAAACGCTCGATCGCAAATGCGGTCCAAGTCTATTTCTCCGATGGAACAGCGACGGAGCGAATCGAAGTCGAATACCCCCTCGGCCACCGCCGCCGTCGCGCAGAAGCGTTACCGAAGCTACGTGACAAATTCCGAGTCAACGTCGGGTCTCGATTCGCTCCGGGACGCGTCTCATCGCTCGAGCAATTTTTTGATGCCGGAGACGACTTCAACGACATGCCGGTCCGCAACTTCATGAACGAGTTTGCCCAGACATGA
- a CDS encoding acyl-CoA carboxylase subunit beta, giving the protein MATLRNLTDELLHQEATLRQGGGADGQQRQRRHGRLPVRERIALLLDKDCPFFELGVWAAYGMYESWGGVPAAGIVTGIGTVKGRAVLVAANDATVKAGAMFPQSVKKLLRAQKIANQFRLPVIYLVDSAGVFLPLQDEVFPDEDDFGRIFRNNAVLSAAGIPQYAAVMGNCIAGGAYLPVLCDKMLMTDGSQLCLAGPALVKAAIGQTVDPEDLGGAAMHAAISGTVDFHEPDDPSCLKRLRALVDLLPKPAETHLEQQPVIGDRLYDLVSADGRGEYDVREVLRCIVDSDSLQEYKAEFGKTIVTTFAKIGGHAIGVVANQKVRCRTASGEIQIGGVIYPDAADKAARFVMDCNQTRIPLVFVQDVQGFMVGKQAEQAGIIRAGAKLVNVVSNSIVPKLTVIIGGSFGAGHYAMCGKAYDPALILAWPSAKYAVMGGNQAADTLLALQLREAQRNGRVLAEQEVGDLRQSILQRYQQQTDIRYGAARGWVDAIIQPHETRLWLSAALDQLPATIGRDFRTGVLQV; this is encoded by the coding sequence GTGGCAACATTGCGTAACCTCACTGACGAATTGCTTCACCAAGAGGCGACGCTGCGGCAAGGTGGAGGTGCGGACGGTCAGCAACGACAACGACGCCATGGTCGATTGCCGGTGCGTGAGCGAATTGCGTTGCTGTTGGACAAAGATTGTCCCTTTTTTGAATTGGGCGTGTGGGCCGCATACGGGATGTACGAATCGTGGGGTGGCGTTCCCGCGGCCGGGATTGTGACAGGCATCGGAACGGTCAAAGGGCGAGCCGTCTTAGTCGCCGCCAACGACGCGACGGTCAAGGCAGGGGCGATGTTTCCTCAGTCGGTAAAGAAGTTGCTCCGCGCGCAAAAGATTGCCAATCAGTTTCGTTTGCCGGTGATCTATTTAGTCGATTCGGCCGGGGTGTTCCTGCCGTTGCAAGATGAAGTGTTTCCGGACGAGGACGATTTCGGTCGCATCTTTCGCAACAACGCCGTGCTCTCGGCGGCGGGGATCCCGCAATACGCCGCCGTGATGGGCAATTGCATCGCCGGTGGGGCGTACCTGCCTGTGTTGTGCGACAAAATGCTGATGACCGACGGCAGTCAGCTCTGTTTGGCTGGCCCCGCTTTGGTCAAAGCTGCGATTGGACAAACGGTCGATCCTGAGGACTTGGGGGGGGCGGCGATGCACGCAGCGATCAGCGGCACGGTCGATTTCCATGAGCCCGACGACCCTTCCTGCCTAAAGCGATTACGTGCTTTGGTGGACCTGTTACCGAAACCGGCGGAGACTCATCTCGAGCAACAACCGGTAATCGGTGACCGCCTCTACGATCTCGTCTCAGCAGACGGTCGAGGCGAATACGATGTGCGTGAGGTGCTCCGATGTATCGTCGACTCCGATTCGTTGCAGGAATATAAGGCCGAGTTTGGGAAGACGATAGTGACCACGTTTGCCAAAATCGGTGGGCACGCGATCGGGGTGGTCGCCAACCAAAAAGTTCGTTGTCGAACCGCCAGCGGCGAGATTCAAATCGGCGGCGTGATCTATCCCGATGCAGCGGACAAGGCCGCACGGTTCGTGATGGATTGTAACCAAACGCGAATCCCCTTGGTGTTCGTTCAGGATGTCCAAGGATTTATGGTCGGCAAACAAGCTGAACAAGCGGGAATCATTCGCGCCGGCGCGAAGCTGGTCAATGTCGTTAGCAACTCGATCGTCCCCAAATTGACCGTCATCATCGGAGGTTCATTTGGTGCGGGTCATTATGCAATGTGCGGCAAAGCCTACGACCCGGCCCTGATCCTCGCCTGGCCGTCAGCGAAATACGCCGTCATGGGAGGCAATCAAGCGGCCGACACCTTGCTCGCTCTACAACTACGCGAAGCCCAACGCAATGGGCGTGTACTTGCGGAACAGGAAGTCGGCGATTTGCGTCAATCGATCCTGCAACGATACCAGCAGCAGACGGATATCCGGTACGGTGCCGCCCGCGGTTGGGTCGACGCCATCATTCAACCCCACGAAACGAGACTGTGGCTATCGGCCGCCTTGGATCAATTGCCTGCTACCATCGGCCGTGATTTTCGCACCGGAGTGTTGCAGGTTTAG
- a CDS encoding acyclic terpene utilization AtuA family protein, translated as MSQTIRIGNAQAFWGDRTAAAMEMLTREPELDFLTLDYLAEVSMSILAYQRQRDPQAGYARDFVDLVKSLVPYWSAGGRCRLIANAGGLNPIGCAEACRRVLEAAGCPPLRIGIVSGDDVLDLVRSAALENQSNEFRNLESGESLGEAATRLVTANAYLGARPIVNALAEGAEIVITGRVADPSLVVAACQHDFGWTDAEFDRLAGATVAGHLIECGTQVTGGISTDWLNVPDPAHIGFPIVEVSDDGSCVVTKPNGSGGCVTPWTVKEQLVYEIGDPANYLSPDVTVSFSSLRVEAIGLDRVRVSGALGKPPPPQYKVSATVRDGYRAAGTLLIVGRDATEKATRCGEMVLQRVREAGHDLRERVIECLGSPGNCIGMPHSAPPVDRASFHEVVLRVAVESESRDAVECFTREMMPLITGGPQGTTGYAEGRPRIHPVIRYWPCLIDRNAILPNVEPMGTTETTPRSTSMAGSNVIETQGIIEECATPDMLPPDQFSSSIGTAVKADNGPLASQLHDIALARSGDKGTSANLGVLARSPDDWDFLKQWLTAERVWEFLKPRGCDTVERFELDNLQALNFVVRGILRQPLRSDAQGKALGQMLLEMPLPADQKRRITRREDRGK; from the coding sequence ATGTCGCAAACGATTCGAATCGGGAATGCACAAGCGTTTTGGGGTGACCGAACCGCGGCGGCAATGGAGATGCTGACGCGTGAGCCAGAGCTCGATTTTCTGACGCTTGATTACCTTGCCGAAGTTTCGATGTCGATTCTTGCCTACCAACGTCAACGGGATCCGCAAGCGGGTTATGCACGAGACTTTGTTGATCTCGTGAAATCGTTAGTGCCCTATTGGTCGGCGGGCGGTCGATGCCGTTTGATCGCCAATGCCGGCGGATTGAACCCTATCGGTTGTGCGGAGGCATGTCGCCGCGTGCTTGAGGCAGCGGGGTGCCCTCCGCTGCGGATCGGCATCGTCAGCGGCGATGACGTGCTTGATTTAGTGCGTTCCGCTGCGTTGGAGAATCAAAGCAACGAGTTTCGCAACCTGGAAAGCGGCGAGTCGTTGGGCGAAGCAGCGACTCGGCTGGTCACCGCTAACGCCTATCTCGGGGCCAGACCGATCGTCAACGCATTGGCCGAAGGAGCCGAGATTGTGATCACCGGCCGCGTGGCCGACCCGTCCTTGGTCGTCGCGGCATGTCAGCATGATTTTGGCTGGACCGACGCGGAATTCGATCGTTTAGCCGGCGCGACGGTGGCGGGGCATTTGATCGAATGTGGTACTCAGGTCACCGGCGGCATCAGCACCGATTGGCTCAATGTCCCCGACCCGGCGCACATCGGATTTCCGATTGTGGAGGTCAGCGACGACGGGAGCTGCGTGGTCACGAAACCCAACGGCAGCGGCGGTTGCGTGACCCCGTGGACGGTCAAGGAACAACTCGTTTACGAAATCGGCGATCCCGCAAACTACCTTAGCCCTGACGTGACCGTTTCCTTTTCGTCGCTACGCGTTGAAGCGATCGGACTCGATCGTGTCCGGGTGAGCGGCGCGCTCGGTAAACCGCCCCCTCCTCAATATAAAGTCAGTGCCACGGTTCGCGACGGCTATCGCGCCGCGGGGACGCTCTTGATTGTGGGACGCGATGCCACTGAAAAGGCAACTCGATGCGGCGAAATGGTGCTGCAACGGGTGCGTGAGGCGGGACACGATCTGCGCGAACGCGTGATTGAATGTTTGGGTTCCCCAGGCAACTGCATTGGGATGCCCCACTCGGCGCCGCCCGTCGACCGAGCGTCATTTCATGAGGTCGTGCTGCGGGTTGCGGTCGAATCCGAATCGCGCGACGCGGTGGAATGTTTTACCCGTGAGATGATGCCATTGATCACGGGGGGGCCGCAGGGCACGACCGGATACGCCGAAGGCCGACCGCGTATCCATCCTGTGATTCGCTATTGGCCCTGCTTAATCGACCGCAATGCGATCCTACCAAACGTCGAGCCAATGGGAACAACGGAAACGACTCCCCGATCAACTTCGATGGCGGGGAGTAACGTGATCGAGACGCAGGGGATTATCGAGGAGTGTGCTACACCGGACATGCTCCCTCCCGATCAATTCTCGTCCTCCATCGGCACGGCGGTTAAAGCCGATAACGGGCCATTGGCATCGCAATTGCACGACATTGCCTTGGCCCGTAGCGGCGACAAAGGCACATCGGCGAATCTGGGGGTCCTGGCCCGCAGCCCGGATGACTGGGATTTTCTGAAACAATGGTTGACTGCCGAGCGTGTGTGGGAGTTTTTAAAGCCGCGGGGATGCGACACCGTGGAACGCTTTGAACTCGATAATCTGCAAGCTTTGAACTTTGTGGTCCGGGGCATATTGCGTCAACCATTACGAAGCGATGCACAGGGAAAAGCGTTGGGCCAAATGCTATTGGAAATGCCGCTACCCGCAGATCAGAAGCGTAGAATAACTCGTAGGGAAGACAGGGGAAAATGA
- a CDS encoding enoyl-CoA hydratase/isomerase family protein, translating to MMDNLTLVETLEPGIVSLTLNRSHRRNALNIALLEQLNHEIQKIEGDRGNRVVILGGAGPVFSAGLDLKEASDVSLVERSAIAVERALYRLQRTSLIVIAAVHGGAYAGGAGLMAACDVVIAAEDAQFAFPEARRGLLPALICNVLRHKVGEGDLRDLFLVGDPIDAQRALRIGLVQRIVPVSQLRDAARELAKSVISGGPYTIRQTKELINEAFADAIQSSGTHMVKEHLAARHSEEAREGLAAFIEKREPKWD from the coding sequence ATGATGGACAATCTCACTCTGGTGGAGACGCTTGAGCCAGGAATCGTATCGCTGACTCTAAATCGCTCTCATCGTCGTAACGCCCTTAACATCGCCTTGCTAGAACAACTCAATCACGAGATCCAAAAAATCGAAGGGGATCGCGGCAATCGTGTGGTGATCCTTGGCGGTGCCGGACCGGTATTCTCAGCGGGATTGGATTTAAAGGAAGCGTCCGACGTTTCGCTGGTAGAACGTTCAGCCATCGCGGTCGAGCGCGCGCTGTATCGCTTGCAGCGGACGTCGCTGATTGTGATCGCGGCGGTGCACGGCGGAGCGTATGCGGGAGGGGCGGGGTTGATGGCAGCGTGTGATGTCGTGATTGCGGCCGAAGATGCACAGTTCGCGTTCCCCGAAGCACGGCGGGGGCTGCTGCCTGCACTGATTTGCAATGTGCTTCGACACAAAGTGGGCGAAGGGGATCTCCGCGATCTATTTTTGGTGGGCGATCCGATCGATGCCCAGCGTGCATTGCGGATCGGTCTGGTGCAACGGATCGTCCCCGTGTCGCAGTTGCGTGACGCAGCGCGTGAATTAGCCAAGTCGGTGATTTCAGGGGGTCCCTACACGATTCGCCAAACCAAAGAATTGATCAACGAAGCGTTTGCTGACGCCATCCAAAGCAGCGGAACCCATATGGTCAAAGAACATCTCGCGGCTCGTCATAGCGAAGAAGCGCGAGAGGGGTTGGCGGCATTCATTGAAAAGCGAGAACCAAAATGGGATTAG
- a CDS encoding acyl-CoA dehydrogenase family protein, translating to MGLVDSTSHADRMEQREQQIRQAEELLGSLPQASGVAKGMFAGRFVDDWVFPYPDLTGIERAEVEAAVVALSHFCDEHLDPTRIDREADIPRDVIDGLAELGLLGMTAPAEFGGSGFSQMGYCRLLEVIGGRCSSTSIFVNAHHSIGMRGLLLFGSESQKKKWLPDLVRGKKLAAFALTEPEAGSDASNVQTMAIPSADGSHFVLHGQKRYITNGAIADVLTVMARTPIEDSRETAITAFLVTPDMPGFQVTEPRMEKLGIRGTATARLAFDNLHVPRENILGPIGKGLKVALTVLDFGRTTFGACCTGAAKTCLRLATDHARSRRQFGRPLAEFELVQEKLARMSAWTYAMEATTNVTAGLIDRGLEDYMLETAMLKVWSTERLWTIVNDAFQIFGGAAYFTDLPLERMLRDHRINQIGEGANEVLMSFIALTGMRGPGMRMKEVSEAWRHPWAGVGTVGHFTSDTLRMRFRSPAVPVRAPELRSDARRLGKAIRRLGTTVQWTLVRHREEVLERQLVLQRIAWIAMELYATACTLSRWDHELADNNHTHDAVARLFVADSLRHVDACFQGMRDNHDPLLLAAASPQDVPS from the coding sequence ATGGGATTAGTCGATTCAACATCGCATGCCGACCGGATGGAGCAACGCGAGCAACAAATCCGGCAAGCCGAAGAACTACTTGGTTCGCTACCACAGGCGAGCGGCGTCGCCAAAGGAATGTTCGCGGGGCGGTTCGTCGACGATTGGGTGTTCCCCTACCCCGACTTGACGGGCATCGAGCGGGCGGAGGTGGAAGCGGCGGTCGTGGCACTGAGTCATTTCTGTGACGAACACCTCGACCCCACGCGGATCGATCGCGAGGCCGACATCCCACGGGACGTCATCGACGGACTCGCCGAACTAGGGCTGCTAGGGATGACCGCGCCCGCGGAATTCGGCGGCAGCGGGTTTTCACAAATGGGTTATTGCCGACTGCTTGAGGTGATTGGCGGCCGTTGTAGTTCGACCTCCATTTTCGTCAACGCTCATCATTCGATCGGGATGCGTGGGTTGCTGTTGTTCGGCAGTGAATCGCAGAAAAAAAAGTGGCTGCCCGATTTGGTCCGTGGCAAAAAGCTGGCCGCCTTTGCACTCACCGAACCCGAGGCCGGATCGGACGCTTCCAACGTGCAAACGATGGCGATTCCGTCGGCCGATGGCAGCCACTTCGTCCTGCATGGACAGAAGCGTTACATCACCAACGGAGCGATCGCGGATGTGTTGACGGTGATGGCACGCACCCCGATCGAAGATAGTCGTGAAACAGCGATCACCGCCTTTCTGGTCACCCCCGACATGCCTGGCTTCCAAGTCACCGAACCGCGGATGGAGAAGTTGGGCATTCGCGGCACCGCGACGGCACGGTTGGCGTTTGACAATCTGCATGTGCCGCGAGAGAACATTCTCGGCCCAATCGGCAAGGGACTCAAGGTGGCGTTGACGGTGTTGGACTTTGGCCGCACCACCTTCGGTGCCTGCTGTACCGGAGCCGCGAAGACATGTTTGCGTTTAGCCACCGATCACGCCCGCTCGCGACGTCAATTCGGCCGCCCGCTCGCCGAGTTTGAACTCGTGCAAGAAAAACTGGCTCGGATGTCCGCCTGGACCTACGCCATGGAAGCAACGACCAACGTCACCGCCGGCTTGATTGACCGTGGACTCGAAGACTACATGCTCGAGACCGCGATGCTCAAGGTCTGGAGTACGGAACGTCTGTGGACGATCGTTAACGATGCCTTCCAAATATTTGGTGGCGCCGCCTATTTTACGGATTTGCCACTCGAACGCATGCTACGCGATCATCGCATCAATCAAATCGGCGAAGGGGCCAATGAAGTACTGATGTCGTTCATTGCACTAACGGGCATGCGCGGTCCAGGAATGCGTATGAAAGAGGTGAGCGAGGCTTGGAGACATCCTTGGGCAGGAGTCGGGACAGTGGGCCACTTTACCAGCGACACATTAAGAATGCGTTTTCGATCCCCCGCCGTCCCCGTACGAGCCCCCGAACTCCGCTCTGACGCTCGCCGCTTGGGGAAAGCCATCCGGCGACTCGGCACAACCGTCCAGTGGACGTTGGTCCGACATCGCGAAGAGGTGCTGGAGAGACAACTCGTGTTGCAACGGATCGCTTGGATCGCGATGGAATTGTACGCGACCGCCTGCACACTGAGTCGCTGGGACCACGAATTAGCAGACAACAATCACACGCATGACGCTGTCGCCAGGCTGTTCGTGGCCGATTCGCTGCGACACGTCGACGCTTGTTTTCAAGGCATGCGTGACAATCACGATCCGCTGCTGTTAGCAGCCGCCAGCCCACAAGACGTGCCGTCTTGA
- a CDS encoding transposase, with the protein MPRSPRADEAGGIYHALNRANLGAKIFRKEGDFAAFEKVLGEALQLYQVQLFAYQIMSTHWHLVLRPLVDGEMGRFCKWVGGTHTMRYNAHYHTTGKGHLYQGRFKSFPIQDDEHFFVVCRYVERNARRAEMVAHAEDWRWGSLWRWLQSPAPEPKLLSPWPIARLPNWVERVNEPLTNNELKAIRNCAQRGAPLGDEGWVESIARRLDLESTMRPRGRPRVRPLPPDENKEV; encoded by the coding sequence ATGCCTAGATCACCACGAGCCGACGAAGCGGGTGGGATTTATCACGCCCTGAACCGCGCTAACTTAGGTGCGAAGATCTTTCGCAAAGAGGGAGATTTCGCCGCTTTTGAGAAAGTTCTTGGCGAAGCGTTGCAGCTTTACCAGGTTCAACTATTCGCGTACCAAATCATGAGTACGCATTGGCATTTGGTCTTACGACCACTTGTCGATGGCGAAATGGGGCGATTTTGCAAGTGGGTGGGTGGCACGCACACGATGCGATACAATGCTCATTACCACACGACAGGGAAAGGTCATCTCTATCAGGGCCGTTTCAAGAGTTTTCCGATTCAAGATGACGAACACTTCTTCGTGGTTTGCCGCTACGTAGAACGCAATGCTCGGCGTGCGGAGATGGTCGCTCACGCAGAGGATTGGCGTTGGGGTTCACTCTGGCGTTGGTTGCAAAGCCCTGCCCCTGAACCGAAGCTGCTCTCCCCATGGCCGATAGCACGGCTGCCAAACTGGGTTGAACGAGTCAATGAACCCCTTACCAACAATGAACTCAAAGCCATCCGCAATTGCGCCCAGCGTGGAGCACCACTTGGCGATGAAGGGTGGGTCGAATCCATCGCGCGACGATTGGATCTTGAATCCACAATGCGACCTCGCGGACGACCAAGAGTGCGACCATTACCACCTGATGAAAACAAAGAGGTTTGA
- a CDS encoding FKBP-type peptidyl-prolyl cis-trans isomerase has product MKRWLPWCLLSVVFLVPGCRSTAKSSPNISSEPVTSEPVTPDAPKAKWKPTSFVDRPELQAGTGAMDADAALEFSATDSGLKYRILRKSDGKKPTADDTVTVHYRGWLNGGKVFDSSYERGEPTTFPLRNVIAGWTEGLQLVGEGGMIELWVPSKLGYGERGSPGSIPPHSHLHFIVELVHVD; this is encoded by the coding sequence ATGAAGCGTTGGTTGCCTTGGTGTCTATTGAGCGTCGTATTCCTGGTTCCGGGATGTCGCTCCACCGCGAAATCCAGTCCGAACATTTCTTCCGAGCCGGTTACTTCCGAGCCGGTCACTCCGGATGCCCCAAAAGCGAAATGGAAACCAACCTCGTTTGTCGACAGGCCTGAACTTCAAGCCGGAACGGGGGCAATGGATGCGGATGCCGCACTCGAGTTCTCGGCGACCGATTCAGGACTGAAGTATCGCATTCTGCGAAAGTCCGACGGTAAGAAGCCGACGGCCGACGACACGGTGACCGTCCACTATCGCGGCTGGCTCAATGGTGGAAAAGTGTTTGACAGCTCCTATGAGCGAGGTGAACCAACCACCTTTCCCTTGCGAAATGTCATTGCCGGTTGGACCGAAGGACTGCAACTCGTTGGCGAGGGCGGAATGATCGAACTGTGGGTGCCTTCAAAACTCGGCTACGGCGAACGCGGCTCCCCAGGCTCGATTCCTCCTCACTCGCACCTTCACTTCATCGTCGAACTCGTGCATGTCGACTAG